Below is a genomic region from Raphanus sativus cultivar WK10039 chromosome 4, ASM80110v3, whole genome shotgun sequence.
gattttattttattttatttaaaataaattcattaaataaattcattaaataaattctttttattttattagtatttatatatttaattatgagatattctaatacatgtcacaatattaaaataaaattactatcaattaatattctgaaattatattttatttaagatttaaaaatggaaattactatatatttaatttataacaaaaatcgtttttattatctttgtatatttatttttaattttgagatAGTTTAATACATATCACATGTcccgatcatgttaattagtaactttgaagaaccaaattttatataatatgattcattgtaacaaattaaattacaatttcagttagaaaataataattaggaCAAACACACATAAGCATATATTCACAACTAAACGTATTGAAGTAGAAACTTTACGCTGACATGAACTTATTATctaaaacaacattatattaaGCAGCATGGCAATAATCATATGTATGTACAAACGCATAATCATAATAGTGGCCATGACATACGTAAGACAATAATGAAAAGCGGAAAATTTACGTTGACATGAACTTACACTACCTAGAACAACATTATATTAGTAAACAGCATGATAATAATCATATGTATGCACAAACGCCTAATCATATTAGTGGCCATAACATACGCAAGCAGATTTTAACTTAAGCAGCATGACAATAATGACAAAAGAAATCAATGCCTGAACGGCTGAACCTCACCTTATATCTCTTCttgaatcaataattatgtttGGTAATCAAATATGAGAAGTGAAAAATATAAGTGAGTTTAGTTCAATATATGTAGATGTGCATAATCCTAGTTCCTTTTAGTTTATcatttgaataaaagaaaattaacaatatactttttcatttttttggtctaagttttaggaaaaaaagataattactattaaatatttcttgatatatatatttttaatttctttacagtaatcttttcttcatgattttagtaaagaaaaattagtatttaatgatatatgaatttgtaaaaatgaaaattactattttttaatttataatcttattaaaatttctaaaaacaaagattactatttttaaattgtgtTAATATGTGAATagttgtatttttatgtttttgatatttttgattaggatttgaataaattaaaattaaataattaaaatatatatactaataaaataaataaaaaacaaattttgaattataaaaaaaggaaaattaccaTTATAGTTTAAaacacatgtcgcaatcttaaaaaatttagtgaCATGTGTcacgatcatgttaattagtaactttgaagaaccaagctttatataataagatagatttactCAAGGGGTTAGTTTTGCAGttatacagaaaaataaaatcaaaaggtACTTTACATGCTGATACCATAAAAGACCTAACCTAGTTATGTTTTCTTAACTATGAAGATGGAACTAGAAGAAGCACCTCAGAGCAAGATAACAACGAATCCTCCGCCGTCTCAGTCGTTTCCTTCGCTTCCAGATGAGATCATTGTAACTTGCTTATCACTCATATCTAGGTCGTACTACCCTAAACTCTCCCTAGTGTCCAAAAGATTCCGCTCTCTCATCTTTTCCAATGAGCTATACAGTGCCCGATGTGACTCCAAAACACGTGAACACGTCCTTCATGTCTGTCTAAAGTTACCCGACAACCGTCTTCCGTCTTGGTACAGCATGTGGATAAAACCTGATCAAACCCTAATCAATGaattggaggaagaggagaatAATAATTCTACCGGAAGAAATACTATGTTGGTAGAAATACCCTCTTCATATTCTCCTCGTGTACCAGCATCATATCTCGGTAAGGTTTGTTCAAAATACTACAAACTCGAACAGGACAGTATCTCTCCCAAGTCATCCCTACTCTCGGTCCGTAATAAAGGGGTTCTCGCTCCATGGGGTAAACTTAAAGGCAGATGGTGTGAAGCCCCTAGAATGAAAGTGGGTCGAGAGAATGCAGTCGCGGGGGCCCTTGATgggaaaatatatgtaatgggTGGTTGCGATGCAGAAGAATCCAAGAATTGGGCTGAGGTTTTCGATACAAATACTCAAACTTGGGAATCTTTACCTGACCCTGGCCCTGAGCTCCGCTCCTCTTTAATTAAGGGAGTGGACGTGACCAGGAGAAGGATATACATTGAGAGCAGCGAGGAGAAATATCATTATTATGATTCAAAAGAAGGTCGATGGGGAGTTTCATCAAAAGAATGCAAGACTTGGAGAAGGTACTGCAAGATAGATCATGTTAGGTACATTTGTAGTAAAAGAGGTTTCTTTTGGTATGACAAAAAGCTTCAAAGCTTGAGAATGGTCAAAGGTTTGGAGGtactgaaaaaaaattgttgtgttGGGGTTATTGCAATAGCTAACTACGGTGGGAAACTTTTAATCTTGTGGGAAAAGTTTGAGAAGCATGATCCTCAAAACAAGGAGATTTGGTGTTCGGTGATTGCGCTTAAAATACGTAGTGGTTTTGTTGATGATGTTTTGGGAATTGTTGAGTGGGCTAGTGTTGTACACACGGTTCCCAGTTCATACGTTTTCTTGCGTTGTCAAGTGAAATCGGTTTGAgttttttgcttttgttttcaCCGCTACCAGttgctttattttattttctttttctttgtattgTTGCTTTTAGAATTAATTCTTTCATCAGTCAGTAGTTTAAAATATAGAGTTAAGTTCTTGGTAAACATCAATGTGTAAGATACTATCACCAaagttctctcatggaagagaACCCGAGATTATGTAAATCAGTCATATACACCATTTAGGAATAggcatagaaaaaaaaatcaaagcatGTAATTGAAAAATTAATGACATATCAAAAAGTAGTTTTTAGTACCCATATAACAATTGTAAAATAAGCgaacaaaactttcaaaactcGAAAACAGAAATGGGTATATCACCACAGAAGAGCCTGGAGACAAAGGCAGTTGGTTGAGTTGTTTATTTTTGCTTCAGCTACACTCCATCAGTAAAGATCGAGCCTGGAGACAAAGGCAGTTGAGCATTACGAACAGTAGCTTAGTGAGATACGAAAAGAAAAAGTAAGAAAGAGATGTGAAGCAGGTGTAGGAAGCAAGCAAGCAGCGCTAGGTCAAAAGAGAATCAGAGTTTTTGACATTTTTGCTCAAAAATAGAAAGTCTTCTTTACTATATATATCTAGTAAAGTACTTACTTATACAAGTATAGAAGCTTGTGTTGGAAGCAAGCAAGCAGCGCTAGATCAAAAGAGAATCAGAGTCTTTAGACCTATTTGCTCAAAAGAGATCAGTGTGTCGGCGCTGCTTAGAGAGGAAATTGGAGAAACAACAGCAGCGGTTGAAATGGCTTCGTTGGCCGCGGATCTACAGTGATTATGGGGTGGACCGGTTCGAGAGTAAGGAGCAACCTACTCCGCCTTAGATGTGTTCTGTTAGCTGGACTTGGACAATCCTCAGTGAGGCGAGCTCTCTCCTCCGCTCAAGTCCACCAGAATGTTTGTTTGATTATCCCTAGCTTAGATAAACCTAACATATTTCAGGCTTCCTGTTGTTTCTCCGGAACCAGCGCTTCCGGGGCAGTGCCAAGAATGAGTATTAATTTTATGATCCAAACGAAGGTAAATGGGGTGTTTTAGCAAAGGCACTGCTGGCTGAGCGAACGTGTCTAATAGAGAATGTTTCGTACTTGTATCGTGAAAAAGATTGTTGGTGGTATGACACAAAGCGTCAAGAGTGGAGGGTGGTCAAAGGATTGGAGGTATTGAATAGGAATTGTTGTTCTGGTGCTATTGCACAAGTTAACTACTGTGGGAAACTCTTAAACTTGTGGGACAAGTTTGAGCAGCCTGGCCAGAGTGAAAACAAGAACATTTGGTGCACGGTGATTGCCCTTGAAAGAGGCAATGGTGATGACGATGAAAAAAATACCATACACAAAGTCAGATCTTTAGTGTAGTCAAATATTGATTTTCATTACAAATTTTTCATATTAGACCAAGAATTAGAAACATAACTATGTTTCTAAAAAagcagaaattaaaaaaaaaaatacttttaaccTGAAATCACGATtacgaaaaatcacttcgcaaataatagtataaattaaaGTTGATTTTCATCATTTCATCAAccataatatacatataaggTAGCAAAGGGAAATCTGCATATAAGCTTCTTAATGTTTTATTATGCCTCATATTACGATTTAGTTTATGATAGACTGAACTAAGCTGGATCTCGTTTAGTAATTGTGACGCTAAGCCCATGCGTCATGCGAAGAATAAGACCGGGAAGTGGCTCGATCTTCTGGCCTTTGATGACATGAATGTCATAGTTTTGTAATATCTCAACAATAACTGTCTTCATCAGATTCATAGCTAATTGCTTACCAAGACAAGTTCTCGGGCCAGCATTAAACGCTAAGAATTTGAAGGAAGGTTCATGCCTTAAGCTACCTGTATTGGTAACCCATCTCTCTGGTTTAAATTCAGAGGCATCTTCTCCCCATACAGCTTTCATCCTCCCAAGCGCGTAGATAAGGATAAGTATTTTGGAGTTCGGATCGACTTTATGCCCACTTGGAAGCACATCTGTTTTTATGGGAGACGTGCGTTCGAAGGGAGCTGGTGGGTATAACCTCATTGATTCAGACAACGCGCCATGTAAGTACACCAGCTTGTTGAGCTCAATGGGGTCAAAAGATGACTTCACCTGGCCAGTATTTGATTTTGGCAGATTCTTGTTGATTTCTTGGCGAATCTTGGCCGCCACGTTAGGGTTTTCTGAGAGAAGCCAGAAGAACCAAGTAAGTGCAGCGGTAACGGTATCTCTCCCAGCTACAATGTAACTCAAGATGACATCTTTGAGGAATCGATCATCACTAGGGTTCAAGATCTCGTACTTGGTTGTGTCTAGCTTAATGTAAGACGTTAACAAATCTTCACACTCTCCACGAGGGGAATGGTGACTAATGCCTTGTAGTCTTACCTCCTCTCTCTTAGCTGATATGTATTTGGCACACACACGAAAGAAAATGTCATTAGCTTCTAacattttcttctctattcCCAATCCCATCCATCTTTGTAGCTTCCACAAGAATCTTGGTTTTATATGTCTATACAAAATCCCTCCTATAGCCTCAGTAAGAGCCTTGTCGAACTCATTCTCTGGCATGTCGATGGAGAGACTTGTAGGATCAGAACCAGTTATTAGAACCATGGATGTGTCGAAAGTGAATCTCCGGAACACATCTTGCAAGTTCAGGACCATCCCTTCCTTTGCAAAATGATCGAAAACAGGCACAAGCCCGTTCTTGAGTTTATTTCGCGTGACACTCATTGAAAGTCCGGGAAAGGCCTGATGTTTGAGTCTGCCCTCCGCTGCCTTTCTATGATTCTTCCAAAGCTCCGCATCCACGTTGAATATCACATCATTGAAAACATCAAAGACTTCTTTGAAGTCAGGGCCTTTGTTGTAATTCAAGAAGTTTGAGCTTGACATATAGTGAATGTTAGCTGGATCAACGGTCACCAACATATCCATACCAGTCAACCATGAACCCTTGAATTGAAATGTCAAGTTGGAGCTCTCGAGAAGCTCCACGGTGAAATCATAGATCCGGTGGAGCACCATCAACAGGCCCGGAAGCATCCCGATAAGAGGCCAGTTCGTCGTAATGAAGCTCGTATTTGGTTTCTTGATGAAAAATGGAAGTAAGATGAGAAAGCAAACGATAGGTATGCATACAAAAGCCATTAGAGTAGATTGTTTTGTGTGCATTTGATCTTGAGCTAAccttcatttatatatatatacacacctaggctacaaatattaaaataatatttatatttgagaCTTGGCATTTAGTACTGTGGCAATAATAGTATTTACTATTCAAGTGTTATTTTGCTGATAGTCCTTCGTCAGGAATTGATCCAGCAAGAACGGACGAACATAAATCAGGAAGCACTGATCATTTTTTCCCAAATTAAGTCGTGTTTTAGTTAAACAACACTTTACATCACTTCATCGTCATCAGTGTatgtttttgtgtttgttttgggACTTTATGTCGTTGTTGTTTTTGGATTTCATACAATACTCTTATCATTTATTCTTCGTCAAAATTATGATCATATAGATTTCAATAACTAGATATTGTAAGTTAGCCTAAACTTTGTCTAGAGAGTCGTTGGATTTTAATCCGCTGGACACTCTTGGTTAATCcaaaacatagttttttttacTATGATGAGATGACGGTTTTCTATAATTCTGATTCTacattttaaccaaaacaatatGGACAGTTCgctatacataaaataaatatatgaatttaccaaaaaaaacataagataaagtatttaaagtttattacGTTAGATATTTATTTGCAcgttatatgttatatataaatcGAACATATCATCCTAGCTTGGATAGGTTTTGACCAATTTCTCATAAGTCTCATGGAATAATACGTTTTTGAATATCAATTTTAAGAGAAATTTTCAGtgaaatttatctttttaatatatggtTGAAGAACTTCCGAGACCAGTAAAATGTTATCAGACAACAACCaatgttttataagaaaaatatttaggttCACCCATGAGGTGAACTTATAAATTCACCtatttccttatttcaattatattaccataaatattaatgtcacataaataaataaattataaattacaaaagaagtaaactttaaatcataaactctaaattcgaactctaaacccaaatcttagatttttaattttaaaccaaaacttaaaccttaaacccaaccctataccctaaacccaaactatataacctaaatcctaaatcaaaatttaaatattagaccctaaactcaaactataaaccctaaacccaaactctaaaccctaaacccaaactctaaaccctaaatcttaaaccttaaacccaaaatctaaaccctaaacccaaactctaaaccctaaatcctaaactttaaacccgAACTCTTTGAAAATTtggggtttatgatttatagtttgggtttaaggtttaggatttagagtttagagtttgggttagggtttagagtttgggtttagggtttatggtttgagtttagggtctagtatttaaatttagatttagggtatatagtttgggtttagggtataggtttgggtttagggtttatggtttggtttaaaatttaagatctaagatttagatttagggtttgaatttagagtttatgatttaaaatttattttttgtaatttataatttatttatttatgtgacattaatatttatggcaa
It encodes:
- the LOC108850327 gene encoding putative F-box/kelch-repeat protein At4g39756, whose product is MKMELEEAPQSKITTNPPPSQSFPSLPDEIIVTCLSLISRSYYPKLSLVSKRFRSLIFSNELYSARCDSKTREHVLHVCLKLPDNRLPSWYSMWIKPDQTLINELEEEENNNSTGRNTMLVEIPSSYSPRVPASYLGKVCSKYYKLEQDSISPKSSLLSVRNKGVLAPWGKLKGRWCEAPRMKVGRENAVAGALDGKIYVMGGCDAEESKNWAEVFDTNTQTWESLPDPGPELRSSLIKGVDVTRRRIYIESSEEKYHYYDSKEGRWGVSSKECKTWRRYCKIDHVRYICSKRGFFWYDKKLQSLRMVKGLEVLKKNCCVGVIAIANYGGKLLILWEKFEKHDPQNKEIWCSVIALKIRSGFVDDVLGIVEWASVVHTVPSSYVFLRCQVKSV
- the LOC108852752 gene encoding alkane hydroxylase MAH1-like; translation: MAFVCIPIVCFLILLPFFIKKPNTSFITTNWPLIGMLPGLLMVLHRIYDFTVELLESSNLTFQFKGSWLTGMDMLVTVDPANIHYMSSSNFLNYNKGPDFKEVFDVFNDVIFNVDAELWKNHRKAAEGRLKHQAFPGLSMSVTRNKLKNGLVPVFDHFAKEGMVLNLQDVFRRFTFDTSMVLITGSDPTSLSIDMPENEFDKALTEAIGGILYRHIKPRFLWKLQRWMGLGIEKKMLEANDIFFRVCAKYISAKREEVRLQGISHHSPRGECEDLLTSYIKLDTTKYEILNPSDDRFLKDVILSYIVAGRDTVTAALTWFFWLLSENPNVAAKIRQEINKNLPKSNTGQVKSSFDPIELNKLVYLHGALSESMRLYPPAPFERTSPIKTDVLPSGHKVDPNSKILILIYALGRMKAVWGEDASEFKPERWVTNTGSLRHEPSFKFLAFNAGPRTCLGKQLAMNLMKTVIVEILQNYDIHVIKGQKIEPLPGLILRMTHGLSVTITKRDPA